In Thermococcus gorgonarius, the genomic window CTACGCGAGGGTTTTCGAGCCCAACGTGGCTTCGATAAGAGTACTGGAAAAGAACGGCTTTAAGCTCGCGGGGAGGTTAAGTAAACATCAGTTCATCCCGGAGGAGGGCTTTGTGGACGTTCTGATATATGAAAAGCTCTCGGGGGATTAACCCATGTGTGAATACACCTATGAAAACGGAAAAAAGTGCAGGCTGAAACCCCTTGAAGGTTCTAAGTTCTGCCCGCTCCACATCCCCCGGGAGGAAGGCGAGACCCTCTACGGCGAAAAGATAAGGGAGATAAAAGAAAAGGCATTCGAGAAGAGGTTGAAGGTTGGGCAGTCCTATTTTGAGGGGGTTGACCTCTACGATGTAAAGATAACAGGCTACACCAGTGAGAAGGTGCTGGTTTTCAAGAACTCCAAGATAACAAACCTAATCCTGGATGGCTCGTCTGTTAAAGGGCTTATCCTAATAAACTCAAAGCTGGAGAGGGTTGTCACGTTTGAATCGTCGGTCGAGACCATATTTATCAAAGGATCGTCTATCTTTGGCCTGAACATTTTGAGGACCGAGTTCTCGGGACATATTACGGTCAGAGACTCGGAAGTAAGGTACCTGATGATAAACTCGACCCAGTACAGAAAAAGCGATAAGGAAAGCGAGGAGAAAGCCTACAGCGAGACAGAGAAAGTGATAGGAAACATTGAACTATCCGGATTAACTGGTGTTAGAAAAATAGGGATAAACACCAAATATCCGCTCTTAAGGGATATCCTTAAGGAACACGGTATAGACGTTTCCGAGAGGAAGGAAAAATCTGTCCGTGCCGAGACCCTTATTATAAAGGACATCAGCTTCGATATCTCCCCGAGGTATAAGAGGAGAGTTAGATTGACTGTGGCGGATTTCTACGGTCGCCTCCATCTTGAGAACCTCGAAGTTTTCGGACACATTGAAATAAGGAGGAGCAGACTTTTCTCACCGGAGTTTATCCACGTCCGAATCGAGAGCAACCTGATAATCAAAAAGAGCTTTATTGTAACGGACAGCACGTGGAGCATCACCGTACTGCCAAACCTGCCCATAGAACTGGAGGTCAAGGGCTTTATAATAGTCGACGAATGCCAGTTCAATAATCCTCAAGCTGAAAAACTCTTCTACCGCCTGGCAAGAACCAGCTGGGAGAAAGGTGGGGACAGGGAAATCGCTGATAGATACTACTACCTCGAGATGCTGGCGGAAAGAAAGACGAAGCTCAAATCAAGAAGGAAAGGCTTGAAAAAGCTCCTTAACTGGATGGAAGTAGGTTTTGAGTGGCTCTTTGCGGATTTAACCTGTAAGTACGGAACCGATTGGAAGAGGCCAATACTCCTATGGCTCGCGGCCGTCAACGTCTTCTTCCCCATCCTCTTCCTCCTCACGGCCAGCGTTGAGGGCATTTCGGGTCAGCTGGGCTTTCTCGACTACGAGTACTTCAGCATCGTAACCGCCACCACACTCGGCTACGGTGACTACCACCCAATAGGTGTGGGGAGGGCTATAGCATCGGTCGAGGCGCTCTTCGGAATGTTCATGTGGGCGGTCTTCCTGACGGTGTTTGCGAGGAAGTACATGAGGTGAAACCATGCGCGTTGGACTCATAGTCAACCCGATAGCCGGAATGGGGGGAAAAGTTGCCCTCAAAGGCACCGATGGAGTTGTGGAAGAGGCCATAAAACGTGGAGCCAGGCCCATAGCCGCTGACCTCGTGAGGCTGTTTCTTGGTGAATTGACACACTACGAAGAGGCTCGGAAAATTGAGTTTCTAACCGGTCCGGGGCCGCTCGGGGAGGATGTTCTGAGGGAGTTCGATTTTCCTTACGAGGTTATCCGGCACAGGGAGATAGGGTATCGTCTTGTTGAAGGCATCCGAATCCCAGACACCACTTCAGAGGACACAAAGGAACTCGCGAAGAGCATGCTGGGAAAAGTCGAGTTGCTCCTCTTCGCTGGCGGCGACGGAACTGCCAGGGACGTCGTCGAAGCCGTCGATGAGAAAGTCCCCATCCTGGGAATACCCACCGGCGTCAAGATGTACTCAGGAGTCTTTGCCGCATCGCCGGAGGACGCGGCGAGGGTTTTAGTGGAGTTCATCCTAGGAAGGGCAGGGCTTGAGGAGAGGGAAGTCAGGGACATAGACGAAGAAGCCTACAGGCACGACGAGGTTAAGGCCAGAACCTACGGGAAGGCCATCGTTCCGGTGGTTGAGACCCTCGTTCAGGGGAGCAAGGAGGGGGTTCCCCTCGATGAGGAGGGCGAGCTTGAAGCCATAGCTGAGGCCCTTGCGGAGGAGATACTCGAGAACGACGGGATTTACTTCCTCGGATCTGGCTCAACGATAAAGAGGATAAAGGACGCGCTTGGAATAGACGGAACGCTGCTCGGCGTCGATGTCGTTGAGGTTAAGGATGGAAGGGCCAGACTCCTCGTAAAGGACGCGACCGAGAAAGACCTCCTCAGGTTTGTTGATCGGAACCCGAAAATCGTTGTCACGGTCATCGGCGGCCTCAACTTCCTCTTTGGCAGGGGAAACCAGCAGTTCTCCGCGGAAGTTCTGAGGCACATCCCCAAGGAGAACATAATAGTCGTCGCCACACCCTCAAAAGTCCGGAATGGCTTTATCAGGGTCTACACGGGCGACAGAGAAGTGGACGAAAAGCTTAGGGGATACATAAAGGTCAGGGTGAGCCCCTGGATGGAGAGGATAGTGAAGGTCATCTGAGCGGAACCCGTTTATACCTCCTCCTTATATTTTTAGTGGTGATATCCGTGAGATACAGCAACATAGCCGTCAGACTTTTTGAAAAGGAAGGCGAGGACGTCTTCTACGACCCGGCCTATCACGGCAGGACGCTGAAGGTCTTCGGTATGGACGAGTGGCCAGACAAGGCATTGGAACATTTGGCCGGAAAATACATGGAGAAAGACTACTCCAGGATCATCTTCGACACGAAGGGAAGTTTCAGTGAAGAAGGCTTTGATACAGTTCTCAGAATTCAGGACACGAAGCCCAGCGGTCTGGACCCCATAAAGCTCGCAGGTGAAGGCCACTTCGACTTCTACACAGCCGCCACGATAGTCCAGACGATTTACGGCCTTGACAGGACGCTAACGGAGATGCTCTACTCGGATATACTGGCAGGAAAAGTCGGGAGTGTTCCAGAGGCGTTAAAGGCAGGGCAAAAATACTCGGAGGTAATCGCGGAGAGCTACACTGCCTTAGACCAGCTCCTCTACTCGGGTGAAGTTCCGGAACTCGGCCAGAACATCCTTGTGGACTTTGGAGATGCCCACAGCATAACCCTCGTTGGAAACGCTTTCCTTATCCTGTCGGCGGCCGTCGAGAAGAGGAGAAAGGTGATGGTAGGCCTCAATGATGCGGCCGTTTTGACCTATACCACCGCGGGAGGCGCGGGACTTCCCCTCCTGACAAAGCCGGCCCTCAAAAGGGTAACCGTGGTCGCCAGCGAGTACGCCCTGGATTCCCTGCTGAACAT contains:
- a CDS encoding ATP-NAD kinase family protein; protein product: MRVGLIVNPIAGMGGKVALKGTDGVVEEAIKRGARPIAADLVRLFLGELTHYEEARKIEFLTGPGPLGEDVLREFDFPYEVIRHREIGYRLVEGIRIPDTTSEDTKELAKSMLGKVELLLFAGGDGTARDVVEAVDEKVPILGIPTGVKMYSGVFAASPEDAARVLVEFILGRAGLEEREVRDIDEEAYRHDEVKARTYGKAIVPVVETLVQGSKEGVPLDEEGELEAIAEALAEEILENDGIYFLGSGSTIKRIKDALGIDGTLLGVDVVEVKDGRARLLVKDATEKDLLRFVDRNPKIVVTVIGGLNFLFGRGNQQFSAEVLRHIPKENIIVVATPSKVRNGFIRVYTGDREVDEKLRGYIKVRVSPWMERIVKVI
- a CDS encoding potassium channel family protein, with the translated sequence MCEYTYENGKKCRLKPLEGSKFCPLHIPREEGETLYGEKIREIKEKAFEKRLKVGQSYFEGVDLYDVKITGYTSEKVLVFKNSKITNLILDGSSVKGLILINSKLERVVTFESSVETIFIKGSSIFGLNILRTEFSGHITVRDSEVRYLMINSTQYRKSDKESEEKAYSETEKVIGNIELSGLTGVRKIGINTKYPLLRDILKEHGIDVSERKEKSVRAETLIIKDISFDISPRYKRRVRLTVADFYGRLHLENLEVFGHIEIRRSRLFSPEFIHVRIESNLIIKKSFIVTDSTWSITVLPNLPIELEVKGFIIVDECQFNNPQAEKLFYRLARTSWEKGGDREIADRYYYLEMLAERKTKLKSRRKGLKKLLNWMEVGFEWLFADLTCKYGTDWKRPILLWLAAVNVFFPILFLLTASVEGISGQLGFLDYEYFSIVTATTLGYGDYHPIGVGRAIASVEALFGMFMWAVFLTVFARKYMR